The Pectobacterium parmentieri genome segment GTCAGGGTTAATTCAGGCGTTAAGCTGTAGGCATAACCGGTATAAAAGGCATAAGAATTTGAGACCACATCATCGATGGCCAGATCTTTATTCTTATTATAAAAATTCAGCTCAACACCAACGTACAGGCCATTATCCATAAAATGCCGCATACCGATTTCATCACCGTGATAGCGATTCATTGTTCCCCAGCTATGTTCATAGCTGAGTTTGGTATCAGAAGCAGACGCGGAAATAGCATAAATTTGGGCAAAGAGAATACCAGCCACAAGGTAGCGTTTTTTCATTATGAGCACCATTAATATTGTTCGTTAATTATGAAAACTGTGCGCTGATAGACAAAACTCATTCATGAATTCGTTTCTTCATCAACGCAGCACGAAATACGGTATGTTTTCTTTATAAAATTCGGTATTTTTTAGAAAACGTAGTTGAAACCAACTTTGATTTTCCCCTGACGGCTTGATGATGTGCTGGATTGGTTAATATCATCATACTCAATGTAAGGAGTTAGCTGTTTGTTGAACTTATATTGAACTTTGAACTGATGTTCATAATCCGTTTTCCCATTATCGTAAATCGCATATTCTCTTTCCGTAAATTCACCCTTGCTGTATTTATACGATTTTGTGGTGTTATCACCGATATAGTAGTTAAACACGTAAGTCAGATTAATTTTATCCAAACCGGAATAGGTTACTCCTGCATCTAAACGGTGGCGTCCGGTATCGGATTTTGACAAATAAGATTCCCCTGCGTGACCATATTTGTCAGATGCGGAAATGGTCGAATAACGCGAGCTACGAGAAGGCTTTTTATATTCATAGCGGTAGCGGCCATAGGTGGACCAATCACTATTAATCCGATAGCCATATTTCAGCCCCGACTGATACATCATGGTTGAATTGCCGATGGAAAATTCAAAGCTAGGCGTTAAGGTAGCGGCCTTGCTGAGTTTGAAATCCTTGCCGATCACCATGCCGCCAGAGCCGCCCTGCATATCGTCATAGGCAACGTCGTAGTTGCTGGTCCCGCCTGCTGATGTACTGAATTTGACTTCGTATGACCAACCGCTAGTTTTCTTATGAATCAGCTTGATAGAGTCTGCGTGGCGGCGGGCTTCCGTCTTCCAGTTATGTTCATATTGGAAGGTGGTTTTGCCGTCGGTTTCTGCCTGGGTAAGAAAAGGCGCGAATCCGGCACAAACGATGAGTAGGTTACGTGTGTATATTTTCATTCTATCTTTCTCTTTTTTAATATACTCGTCATGCTTCAAGTTGCATGTGCGTTGGCTGCGTTCAAATCTGCTTCCGGCAGATTTGTCACCCGAATCACTTGCCGCCTGCCTGAAACTCGAATTATTTAGAGTATGGTAAATAATATTATTGGCGAGTGTAGTCTCTATCTTTAAAACCAGACAGTTGATGTCATTTTTTGGACGTAAAAATAGAATCACCAGGAATGATGATGACGCCATTAATAATGTCAGACAGAGGGTTCCCTGGGGAATCAGGTTTTATCAGTTCATTGATTACTCCTTATATAT includes the following:
- a CDS encoding porin encodes the protein MASSSFLVILFLRPKNDINCLVLKIETTLANNIIYHTLNNSSFRQAASDSGDKSAGSRFERSQRTCNLKHDEYIKKEKDRMKIYTRNLLIVCAGFAPFLTQAETDGKTTFQYEHNWKTEARRHADSIKLIHKKTSGWSYEVKFSTSAGGTSNYDVAYDDMQGGSGGMVIGKDFKLSKAATLTPSFEFSIGNSTMMYQSGLKYGYRINSDWSTYGRYRYEYKKPSRSSRYSTISASDKYGHAGESYLSKSDTGRHRLDAGVTYSGLDKINLTYVFNYYIGDNTTKSYKYSKGEFTEREYAIYDNGKTDYEHQFKVQYKFNKQLTPYIEYDDINQSSTSSSRQGKIKVGFNYVF